A window of Ictidomys tridecemlineatus isolate mIctTri1 chromosome 15, mIctTri1.hap1, whole genome shotgun sequence contains these coding sequences:
- the Brsk1 gene encoding serine/threonine-protein kinase BRSK1 isoform X1: protein MSSGAKEGGGGSPAYHLPHPHPHPPQHAQYVGPYRLEKTLGKGQTGLVKLGVHCITGQKVAIKIVNREKLSESVLMKVEREIAILKLIEHPHVLKLHDVYENKKYLYLVLEHVSGGELFDYLVKKGRLTPKEARKFFRQIVSALDFCHSYSICHRDLKPENLLLDEKNNIRIADFGMASLQVGDSLLETSCGSPHYACPEVIKGEKYDGRRADMWSCGVILFALLVGALPFDDDNLRQLLEKVKRGVFHMPHFIPPDCQSLLRGMIEVEPEKRLSLEQIQKHPWYLGGKHEPDPCLEPAPGRRVAMRSLPSNGELDPDVLESMASLGCFRDRERLHRELRSEEENQEKMIYYLLLDRKERYPSCEDQDLPPRNDVDPPRKRVDSPMLSRHGKRRPERKSMEVLSITDAGGGGSPVPTRRALEMAQHSQRSRSVSGASTGLSSSPLSSPRSPVFSFSPEPGAGDEARGGGSPTSKTQTLPSRGPRGGGAGEQPPPPSARSTPLPGPPGSPRSSGGTPLHSPLHTPRASPTGTPGTTPPPSPGGGVGGAAWRSRLNSIRNSFLGSPRFHRRKMQVPTAEEMSSLTPESSPELAKRSWFGNFISLDKEEQIFLVLKDKPLSSIKADIVHAFLSIPSLSHSVLSQTSFRAEYKASGGPSVFQKPVRFQVDISSSEGPEPSPRRDGSSGGGIYSVTFTLISGPSRRFKRVVETIQAQLLSTHDQPSVQALADEKNGAQTRPAGAPPRSLQPPPSRPDPELSGSPRRGPPKDKKLLATNGTPLP, encoded by the exons ATGTCGTCCGGGGCCAAGGAGGGCGGTGGGGGCTCCCCCGCCTACCACctcccccacccacacccacacccaccccaGCACGCCCAATATGTGGGCCCCTATCGACTGGAGAAGACGCTAGGCAAGGGACAGACAG GGCTGGTTAAACTCGGGGTCCACTGCATCACCGGCCAGAAGGTTGCCATCAAGATTGTGAACCGGGAGAAGCTGTCGGAGTCAGTGCTGATGAAG GTGGAACGGGAGATCGCCATCCTGAAGCTCATCGAGCACCCTCATGTCCTCAAGCTCCACGACGTCTACGAGAACAAGAAATATTT GTACCTGGTTCTGGAGCACGTCTCTGGAGGAGAGCTGTTTGACTACCTGGTCAAGAAAGGGAGACTGACACCGAAGGAGGCGCGGAAGTTCTTCCGCCAGATCGTGTCGGCACTGGATTTTTGCCATAGCTACTCCATCTG CCACAGGGACCTGAAGCCAGAGAACCTGCTGCTGGACGAGAAGAACAACATCCGCATCGCGGACTTCGGCATGGCGTCCCTGCAGGTGGGGGACAGCCTCCTGGAGACCAGCTGCGG GTCCCCCCATTATGCATGTCCGGAGGTGATCAAG GGGGAGAAGTACGACGGCCGCAGGGCGGACATGTGGAGCTGTGGCGTCATCCTGTTCGCACTGCTCGTG GGGGCTCTGCCCTTTGATGACGATAACCTCCGCCAGCTTCTGGAGAAGGTGAAACGGGGCGTCTTCCACATGCCCCACTTCATCCCTCCAGACTGCCAGAGCCTCCTGAGGGGGATGATCGAGGTGGAGCCGGAAAAAAGGCTTAGC CTGGAGCAGATTCAAAAACATCCTTGGTATCT GGGCGGGAAACACGAGCCAGACCCGTGCCTGGAGCCAGCCCCAGGCCGCAGGGTAGCCATGCGGAGCCTACCTTCCAATGGAGAGCTGGATCCCGACGTCCTGGAGAGTATGGCGTCACTGGGCTGCTTCAGGGACCGCGAGCGGCTGCACCGCGAGCTGCGCAGCGAGGA GGAGAACCAAGAAAAGATGATATATTACCTGCTGTTGGATCGGAAAGAGCGATATCCCAGTTGTGAGGACCAAGACCTGCCTCCCCGCAACGATGTTG ACCCGCCACGAAAGCGTGTGGACTCCCCAATGCTGAGCCGGCACGGGAAGCGAAGGCCGGAGCGCAAGTCCATGGAAGTTCTGAGCATCACGGATGCTGGGGGTGGTGGCTCTCCGGTGCCCACCCGACGGGCCTTGGAGATGGCCCAGCACAGCCAGAG ATCCCGCAGTGTGAGTGGAGCCTCCACGGGTCTGTCCTCCAGCCCTCTAAGCAGCCCAAGG AGTCCGGTCTTCTCCTTCTCCCCGGAGcctggggctggagatgaggcCCGCGGCGGGGGCTCTCCAACTTCCAAAACGCAGACGCTGCCTTCCCGGGGCCCCAGAGGCGGAGGCGCCGGGGAGCAGCCCCCGCCCCCCAGTGCCCGCTCCACGCCCCTTCCCGGGCCCCCAGGCTCCCCGCGCTCTTCTGGGGGTACCCCCTTGCACTCACCCCTGCACACACCCCGGGCCAGCCCCACCGGGACCCCGGGGACGACGCCGCCTCCCAGCCCCGGCGGTGGCGTCGGGGGAGCAGCCTGGAGGAGTCGTCTCAATTCCATCCGCAACAGCTTCCTGGGCTCCCCTCGCTTCCACCGGCGCAAGATGCAGG tCCCCACCGCTGAGGAGATGTCCAGCCTGACCCCAGAGTCCTCTCCAGA GCTGGCAAAACGCTCCTGGTTCGGGAACTTCATCTCCTTGGACAAAGAAGAACAGATATTCCTTGTGCTGAAGGACAAACCTCTCAGCAGCATCAAAGCGGACATTGTCCACGCCTTCCTGTCG ATCCCCAGCCTGAGTCACAGTGTGCTGTCCCAGACCAGCTTCAGGGCTGAGTACAAGGCCAGTGGCGGTCCCTCCGTCTTCCAGAAGCCCGTCCGCTTCCAGGTGGACATCAGCTCCTCTGAGGGTCCAGAGCCCTCCCCCCGCCGGGATGGCAGCAGTGGCGGTGGCATCTACTCCGTCACCTTCACTCTCATTTCCG GTCCCAGCCGACGATTCAAGCGCGTGGTGGAGACCATCCAGGCGCAGCTGCTGAGCACTCACGACCAGCCCTCTGTGCAGGCCCTGGCAG
- the Brsk1 gene encoding serine/threonine-protein kinase BRSK1 isoform X2, producing MSSSSTTSTRTRNICRYLVLEHVSGGELFDYLVKKGRLTPKEARKFFRQIVSALDFCHSYSICHRDLKPENLLLDEKNNIRIADFGMASLQVGDSLLETSCGSPHYACPEVIKGEKYDGRRADMWSCGVILFALLVGALPFDDDNLRQLLEKVKRGVFHMPHFIPPDCQSLLRGMIEVEPEKRLSLEQIQKHPWYLGGKHEPDPCLEPAPGRRVAMRSLPSNGELDPDVLESMASLGCFRDRERLHRELRSEEENQEKMIYYLLLDRKERYPSCEDQDLPPRNDVDPPRKRVDSPMLSRHGKRRPERKSMEVLSITDAGGGGSPVPTRRALEMAQHSQRSRSVSGASTGLSSSPLSSPRSPVFSFSPEPGAGDEARGGGSPTSKTQTLPSRGPRGGGAGEQPPPPSARSTPLPGPPGSPRSSGGTPLHSPLHTPRASPTGTPGTTPPPSPGGGVGGAAWRSRLNSIRNSFLGSPRFHRRKMQVPTAEEMSSLTPESSPELAKRSWFGNFISLDKEEQIFLVLKDKPLSSIKADIVHAFLSIPSLSHSVLSQTSFRAEYKASGGPSVFQKPVRFQVDISSSEGPEPSPRRDGSSGGGIYSVTFTLISGPSRRFKRVVETIQAQLLSTHDQPSVQALADEKNGAQTRPAGAPPRSLQPPPSRPDPELSGSPRRGPPKDKKLLATNGTPLP from the exons ATGTCCTCAAGCTCCACGACGTCTACGAGAACAAGAAATATTTGTAG GTACCTGGTTCTGGAGCACGTCTCTGGAGGAGAGCTGTTTGACTACCTGGTCAAGAAAGGGAGACTGACACCGAAGGAGGCGCGGAAGTTCTTCCGCCAGATCGTGTCGGCACTGGATTTTTGCCATAGCTACTCCATCTG CCACAGGGACCTGAAGCCAGAGAACCTGCTGCTGGACGAGAAGAACAACATCCGCATCGCGGACTTCGGCATGGCGTCCCTGCAGGTGGGGGACAGCCTCCTGGAGACCAGCTGCGG GTCCCCCCATTATGCATGTCCGGAGGTGATCAAG GGGGAGAAGTACGACGGCCGCAGGGCGGACATGTGGAGCTGTGGCGTCATCCTGTTCGCACTGCTCGTG GGGGCTCTGCCCTTTGATGACGATAACCTCCGCCAGCTTCTGGAGAAGGTGAAACGGGGCGTCTTCCACATGCCCCACTTCATCCCTCCAGACTGCCAGAGCCTCCTGAGGGGGATGATCGAGGTGGAGCCGGAAAAAAGGCTTAGC CTGGAGCAGATTCAAAAACATCCTTGGTATCT GGGCGGGAAACACGAGCCAGACCCGTGCCTGGAGCCAGCCCCAGGCCGCAGGGTAGCCATGCGGAGCCTACCTTCCAATGGAGAGCTGGATCCCGACGTCCTGGAGAGTATGGCGTCACTGGGCTGCTTCAGGGACCGCGAGCGGCTGCACCGCGAGCTGCGCAGCGAGGA GGAGAACCAAGAAAAGATGATATATTACCTGCTGTTGGATCGGAAAGAGCGATATCCCAGTTGTGAGGACCAAGACCTGCCTCCCCGCAACGATGTTG ACCCGCCACGAAAGCGTGTGGACTCCCCAATGCTGAGCCGGCACGGGAAGCGAAGGCCGGAGCGCAAGTCCATGGAAGTTCTGAGCATCACGGATGCTGGGGGTGGTGGCTCTCCGGTGCCCACCCGACGGGCCTTGGAGATGGCCCAGCACAGCCAGAG ATCCCGCAGTGTGAGTGGAGCCTCCACGGGTCTGTCCTCCAGCCCTCTAAGCAGCCCAAGG AGTCCGGTCTTCTCCTTCTCCCCGGAGcctggggctggagatgaggcCCGCGGCGGGGGCTCTCCAACTTCCAAAACGCAGACGCTGCCTTCCCGGGGCCCCAGAGGCGGAGGCGCCGGGGAGCAGCCCCCGCCCCCCAGTGCCCGCTCCACGCCCCTTCCCGGGCCCCCAGGCTCCCCGCGCTCTTCTGGGGGTACCCCCTTGCACTCACCCCTGCACACACCCCGGGCCAGCCCCACCGGGACCCCGGGGACGACGCCGCCTCCCAGCCCCGGCGGTGGCGTCGGGGGAGCAGCCTGGAGGAGTCGTCTCAATTCCATCCGCAACAGCTTCCTGGGCTCCCCTCGCTTCCACCGGCGCAAGATGCAGG tCCCCACCGCTGAGGAGATGTCCAGCCTGACCCCAGAGTCCTCTCCAGA GCTGGCAAAACGCTCCTGGTTCGGGAACTTCATCTCCTTGGACAAAGAAGAACAGATATTCCTTGTGCTGAAGGACAAACCTCTCAGCAGCATCAAAGCGGACATTGTCCACGCCTTCCTGTCG ATCCCCAGCCTGAGTCACAGTGTGCTGTCCCAGACCAGCTTCAGGGCTGAGTACAAGGCCAGTGGCGGTCCCTCCGTCTTCCAGAAGCCCGTCCGCTTCCAGGTGGACATCAGCTCCTCTGAGGGTCCAGAGCCCTCCCCCCGCCGGGATGGCAGCAGTGGCGGTGGCATCTACTCCGTCACCTTCACTCTCATTTCCG GTCCCAGCCGACGATTCAAGCGCGTGGTGGAGACCATCCAGGCGCAGCTGCTGAGCACTCACGACCAGCCCTCTGTGCAGGCCCTGGCAG
- the Hspbp1 gene encoding hsp70-binding protein 1 encodes MADKGSGGSRLPLALPAASQGCSSGGSGSSAGGSGNPRPPRNLQGLLQMAITAGSEEPDPPPEPMSAERRQWLQEAMSAAFRGQREEVEQMKSCLRVLSQPTPPMAGEAELANDQQEREGALELLADLCENMDNAADFCQLSGMHLLVGRYLEAGAAGLRWRAAQLIGTCSQNVAAIQEQVLGLGALRKLLRLLDRDACDTVRVKALFAISCLVREQEAGLLQFLRLDGFSVLMRAMQQQVQKLKVKSAFLLQNLLVGHPEHKGTLCSMGMVQQLVALVRTEHSPFHEHVLGALCSLVTDFPQGVRECREPELGLEELLRHRCQLLQQHEEYQEELEFCEKLLQTCFSSPTDDSMDR; translated from the exons ATGGCAGACAAAGGCTCCGGGGGCAGTCGCCTCCCCCTGGCGCTGCCCGCAGCATCTCAGGGTTGTTCGTCAGGGGGCAGTGGCTCTTCAGCAGGGGGCTCGGGCAATCCCCGGCCCCCACGCAACCTCCAAGGCTTGCTGCAGATGGCCATCACGGCGGGCTCTGAGGAGCCAGATCCCCCTCCAGAACCCATGAGTGCGGAG CGTCGTCAATGGCTGCAGGAGGCCATGTCAGCCGCCTTCCGAGGCCAGCGAGAGGAAGTGGAGCAGATGAAGAGCTGTCTCCGAGTGTTGTCCCAGCCCACGCCGCCCATGGCTGGTGAAGCTGAATTGGCTAATGACCAGCAGGAGCGCGAGGGGGCCCTGGAGCTGCTGGCTGACCTGTGTGAGAACATGGACAATGCTGCAG ATTTCTGCCAGCTGTCAGGCATGCACCTGCTGGTGGGCCGGTACCTGGAGGCGGGGGCTGCAGGGCTGCGGTGGAGGGCGGCTCAGCTCATCGGGACGTGCAGTCAGAACGTGGCGGCCATCCAAGAGCAGGTGCTGGGCCTTGGGGCCCTTCGCAAGCTGCTGCGGCTGCTGGACCGGGATGCCTGCGACACGGTACGCGTCAAGGCCCTCTTCGCCATTTCCT GCCTCGTCCGGGAGCAGGAGGCTGGGCTGCTGCAGTTCCTCCGCCTGGATGGCTTCTCCGTGCTGATGCGGGCCATGCAGCAGCAAGTGCAGAAGCTCAAGGTCAAGTCGGCATTCCTGTTGCAGAACCTGCTGGTGGGCCACCCTGAACACAAAG GCACCCTGTGCTCCATGGGGATGGTCCAGCAGCTGGTGGCCCTCGTGCGGACGGAGCACAGCCCCTTCCATGAGCACGTGCTTGGAGCCCTGTGCAG CCTGGTGACAGACTTCCCGCAGGGAGTGCGTGAGTGCCGGGAGCCCGAGCTGGGTCTGGAGGAGCTCCTCCGTCACCGCTGCCAGCTGCTGCAGCAGCACGAGGAGTACCAG GAGGAGCTGGAGTTCTGTGAAAAGCTGCTGCAGACCTGTTTCTCCAGCCCTACGGATGACAGCATGGATCGGTGA